A window of the Microthrixaceae bacterium genome harbors these coding sequences:
- a CDS encoding FAD-binding oxidoreductase yields the protein MNQAEAGQTSTSALTGWGSTSPTPAVLRHPTTIDELASCLDHAGPVGGRGIIARGMGRSYGDPAQNAGGLVVDTTAVSGIHHLDLENGLVTADAGTSLHDLMRWLVPLGWFVPVTPGTRQVTVGGAIASDIHGKNHHRVGSWCNAVRELTLLTPAQGQVRVSANEHSDLFWATAGGMGLTGLILDATIELHRIETAYLAVDTDRTADLDATLDLMESGDDAYDYSVAWIDIMARGSAMGRSILTRGGFAARSQLDGRRGRDPLRFTSGTVATWPARPAIRLVNPATIRSFNEAWYRKAPKRQRDHIQTISQFFHPLDMVHHWNRVYGRSGFLQWQCAVPLDATDDLRWIIARLAESGCSSFLNVLKRFGPGNDGPLSFPMAGWTLAIDVPTAGLPGLATLLDRLDERVVEVGGRLYLAKDSRMAPELLAPMYPRLDEWRKVRDHADPDRLFTSDMARRLGLHG from the coding sequence ATGAACCAGGCCGAAGCCGGGCAAACGTCCACAAGCGCTCTCACCGGGTGGGGTTCCACCAGCCCCACCCCGGCGGTGCTACGCCACCCGACCACCATCGATGAGCTCGCGTCGTGCCTCGACCACGCTGGGCCTGTTGGTGGCCGGGGGATCATCGCCCGAGGCATGGGTCGCTCCTATGGGGACCCAGCCCAAAATGCGGGTGGTCTGGTCGTGGATACCACTGCGGTGTCTGGCATCCACCACCTCGACCTCGAGAACGGGCTGGTGACCGCCGATGCCGGGACCAGCCTCCACGATCTGATGCGATGGCTGGTCCCGTTGGGCTGGTTCGTCCCGGTCACCCCCGGAACCCGCCAGGTGACGGTGGGTGGAGCCATTGCCTCAGACATCCACGGCAAGAACCACCACCGGGTGGGTTCGTGGTGCAACGCAGTTCGAGAACTGACGCTCCTCACCCCAGCACAGGGCCAGGTCCGGGTCAGCGCCAACGAGCACTCCGACCTGTTCTGGGCCACCGCGGGCGGAATGGGGCTGACCGGCCTCATCCTCGACGCCACCATCGAGCTGCATCGCATCGAAACCGCGTACCTCGCCGTCGACACCGACCGCACCGCAGACCTCGACGCCACCCTCGATCTGATGGAGTCAGGCGACGACGCCTACGACTATTCGGTGGCCTGGATCGACATCATGGCGCGAGGTTCAGCCATGGGGAGATCCATCCTCACCCGTGGAGGTTTCGCCGCACGCTCACAGCTCGATGGTCGCCGTGGGCGTGACCCGCTGCGGTTCACGTCGGGCACGGTCGCCACTTGGCCTGCCAGGCCGGCGATTCGGCTGGTGAACCCCGCCACGATCCGGTCGTTCAACGAAGCCTGGTACCGCAAGGCCCCCAAGCGGCAACGCGACCACATCCAGACCATCAGCCAGTTCTTCCACCCATTGGACATGGTCCACCACTGGAACCGGGTCTACGGCCGCTCGGGCTTCCTCCAATGGCAATGCGCGGTTCCCCTCGATGCCACCGACGATCTGCGATGGATCATCGCCCGGCTCGCCGAGTCCGGGTGTAGCTCGTTCCTGAACGTTCTAAAGCGGTTCGGGCCCGGCAACGACGGGCCATTGTCGTTCCCGATGGCGGGCTGGACCCTGGCGATCGACGTGCCCACCGCCGGACTTCCCGGGCTGGCCACCCTTCTGGACCGACTCGACGAACGGGTCGTCGAGGTGGGCGGCCGCCTCTACCTGGCCAAGGACAGCCGCATGGCGCCCGAGCTGTTGGCGCCGATGTACCCCCGCCTGGACGAATGGCGAAAGGTCCGCGATCACGCCGATCCGGACCGCCTGTTCACCAGCGACATGGCCCGTCGCCTCGGTCTCCACGGCTGA
- a CDS encoding decaprenyl-phosphate phosphoribosyltransferase produces the protein MTSQQVGAATPDSPPAPHKPRSFPAAVLVGARPKQWVKNALVFAAPGAAGVLDQGQALLQSIGAFVCFCLASAGTYFLNDASDVDADRAHPTKRNRPIAAGEIGVTTARVLAVVLIVAGVAGSALIDWHLSVVVASYVALTTSYSVWLKHVAVADVVAVAAGFVLRAIAGATATGVPISNWFFIVASFGSLFMVVAKRRAEVEALGEAAASTRRTLGTYSLAYLSHLQTASMAVVLVGYCLWAFEKAALADSGLPWFQLSIVPFALAVLRYSLLVDTGHGGAPEEVVMGDRTLQGFGAFWFVVFAAGVYWP, from the coding sequence ATGACCAGCCAGCAGGTTGGCGCGGCGACGCCCGACTCACCACCGGCACCTCACAAGCCTCGGTCGTTCCCCGCCGCGGTGTTGGTCGGCGCCCGACCCAAGCAGTGGGTCAAGAACGCGTTGGTTTTCGCGGCCCCGGGCGCGGCGGGGGTTCTGGACCAGGGCCAGGCTTTGCTGCAGAGCATCGGGGCCTTCGTCTGCTTCTGCTTGGCCTCGGCGGGCACCTACTTCTTGAACGATGCCTCCGATGTGGATGCAGACCGGGCCCATCCCACCAAGCGGAACCGTCCCATCGCCGCCGGAGAGATAGGCGTGACCACGGCGCGGGTGCTGGCGGTGGTGCTGATCGTGGCGGGTGTGGCTGGTTCAGCGCTGATCGATTGGCACCTCTCGGTGGTGGTGGCCAGCTACGTGGCTCTGACCACTTCCTACAGCGTGTGGCTGAAGCACGTAGCTGTGGCCGATGTGGTTGCGGTTGCCGCTGGCTTCGTGCTCCGCGCCATCGCCGGCGCCACCGCCACCGGCGTGCCGATCTCCAACTGGTTCTTCATCGTGGCCTCGTTCGGCTCGCTGTTCATGGTGGTGGCCAAGCGACGGGCCGAGGTGGAAGCGCTCGGTGAGGCAGCGGCTAGCACCCGCCGCACCCTGGGCACGTACTCGCTCGCCTACCTCAGCCATCTCCAAACGGCTTCCATGGCCGTCGTGTTGGTCGGTTACTGCCTGTGGGCATTCGAGAAGGCGGCGTTGGCCGACAGCGGCCTTCCCTGGTTCCAACTCTCCATCGTTCCGTTCGCTCTGGCCGTCCTCCGCTACTCACTGCTGGTCGACACCGGCCATGGTGGGGCTCCGGAAGAGGTGGTGATGGGTGACCGGACGTTGCAAGGGTTCGGGGCGTTCTGGTTCGTGGTGTTCGCGGCCGGGGTGTACTGGCCGTGA
- a CDS encoding nucleotide sugar dehydrogenase codes for MQATENTANNPERVIIVGQGYVGLPLAVRAAEQGYDVIGFDVDKAKIDLLAAGTSYIEDIPSSRLGAVVASGNYRASSDPADLAGFDIAVISVPTPLREGLPDLTFIESSAAVLGSHLKAGACVVLESTTYPGTTEELVAPILEEASGLTAGDDFQLGYSPERIDPGNATYTLETTPKVVSGIDAASLARVQGFYDKIVTRTVPVRSPKEAELTKLLENTFRHVNIALVNELAMFARDLGIDIWEAIDAAESKPFGFMAFRPGPGVGGHCLPIDPSYLSWRVKRSLGQTFRFVELANEINEHMPDYVIRRLVSALNSRELPVKGRRILVLGLAYKKNTGDDRESPSTRVIELLTQLEANVAVADPHVDPARSHAARGAEIVELTADEVARADAIVVLVDHDDFDLDLVRNHPLVLDTRNCLEGPGVEVL; via the coding sequence ATGCAGGCCACTGAGAACACCGCCAACAACCCCGAGCGGGTGATAATCGTCGGTCAGGGCTACGTAGGTCTCCCCCTTGCCGTGCGAGCCGCGGAGCAGGGTTATGACGTCATCGGTTTCGACGTGGACAAGGCCAAGATCGATCTCCTGGCCGCCGGGACGTCCTACATCGAAGACATCCCCAGCTCCAGGCTTGGTGCAGTGGTGGCCAGCGGCAACTACCGCGCCAGCTCGGACCCCGCCGATCTGGCCGGATTCGACATCGCGGTGATCTCGGTCCCCACCCCGCTGCGGGAGGGCCTTCCCGACCTCACCTTCATCGAGTCCTCGGCCGCGGTGTTGGGCAGCCACCTCAAAGCGGGTGCGTGCGTCGTGTTGGAGTCCACCACCTACCCGGGAACGACAGAGGAGCTGGTGGCCCCGATCCTGGAGGAGGCCAGCGGCCTGACCGCCGGCGACGACTTCCAACTCGGCTACAGCCCCGAGCGGATCGATCCGGGCAACGCCACCTACACGCTCGAGACCACTCCCAAGGTCGTGTCCGGAATAGACGCCGCCAGCCTGGCCCGCGTCCAGGGCTTCTACGACAAGATCGTCACCCGCACCGTCCCGGTTCGGTCCCCGAAGGAAGCAGAGCTCACCAAGCTGCTGGAGAACACCTTCCGCCACGTCAACATCGCTCTGGTCAACGAGCTGGCCATGTTCGCCCGTGATCTGGGGATCGACATCTGGGAAGCGATCGACGCGGCCGAGAGCAAGCCGTTCGGTTTCATGGCGTTCCGACCCGGGCCTGGGGTGGGCGGACACTGCCTTCCGATCGATCCTTCGTACCTGTCGTGGCGGGTCAAGCGCTCGTTGGGCCAGACCTTCCGCTTCGTGGAGCTGGCGAACGAGATCAACGAGCACATGCCTGATTACGTGATCCGTCGCCTGGTCAGCGCGCTCAACTCTCGGGAGTTGCCAGTCAAGGGCCGCCGGATCCTGGTGCTGGGGCTCGCCTACAAGAAGAACACCGGAGACGACCGTGAGTCGCCGAGTACCAGGGTCATCGAGCTCCTGACCCAGCTCGAAGCCAACGTCGCGGTAGCCGACCCCCATGTCGACCCGGCCCGCAGCCACGCGGCCCGGGGGGCCGAGATCGTCGAGCTCACCGCCGACGAGGTGGCCCGCGCCGATGCCATCGTGGTGCTGGTCGACCACGACGACTTCGACTTGGACCTGGTCCGCAACCACCCGTTGGTGCTCGACACCAGGAACTGCCTGGAAGGCCCAGGCGTAGAGGTCCTCTGA
- a CDS encoding decaprenylphospho-beta-D-erythro-pentofuranosid-2-ulose 2-reductase — protein MRDALGAVQSVLVLGGGSDIAAATCELLAQERCRTVILAGRSAERMTANAERIRSAGATTVELIDFDASAPETHAEVIDGAFSSHPDLDVVIIAFGVLGDQAELDRNPAAAAELASTNYAGAVSTGIAVADHLRQQAHGTLVFLSSVAGERVRADNFVYGSTKAGLDAFAQGLGDSLSGSGASVMVVRPGFVRTSMTSHLDDGPMATTAQAVAADIVKGLRSGAHTVWSPAKLRYVFTVLRHLPRPLWRRVAAAR, from the coding sequence ATGCGAGACGCCCTCGGCGCCGTGCAGTCAGTTCTGGTCCTGGGAGGCGGCTCCGACATCGCGGCCGCCACCTGTGAACTGCTGGCCCAGGAGCGCTGCCGAACCGTGATCCTGGCTGGGCGCAGCGCCGAACGGATGACAGCCAACGCCGAACGAATCCGGTCCGCGGGGGCAACCACCGTCGAACTGATCGACTTCGATGCGTCAGCCCCTGAGACCCACGCCGAGGTCATCGACGGCGCGTTCTCGTCCCACCCCGATCTCGACGTCGTCATCATTGCCTTCGGCGTGCTCGGCGATCAGGCCGAGCTGGACCGGAACCCGGCCGCGGCAGCCGAACTGGCCTCGACCAACTACGCGGGGGCGGTGTCGACTGGCATCGCAGTGGCCGACCACCTCCGCCAACAGGCCCACGGCACCCTGGTGTTCCTGTCCTCGGTGGCGGGGGAACGGGTCCGGGCCGACAACTTCGTGTACGGCTCCACCAAGGCGGGCCTCGACGCCTTCGCCCAAGGGTTGGGTGATTCGCTGAGCGGGTCAGGCGCCTCGGTGATGGTCGTACGTCCCGGGTTCGTCCGCACCTCGATGACCTCACACCTCGACGACGGGCCGATGGCCACCACCGCGCAAGCGGTGGCCGCCGACATCGTCAAGGGCCTTCGTAGCGGCGCCCACACCGTTTGGTCTCCGGCCAAGCTGCGCTACGTGTTCACGGTGCTACGCCATCTTCCTCGCCCGTTGTGGCGGAGGGTCGCAGCCGCCCGCTGA
- the lpdA gene encoding dihydrolipoyl dehydrogenase: protein MTDPAGTDNHFDLIVIGGGPAGYGAALYAASAGLNVAVVEKDKVGGTCLHRGCIPAKELLETAHVYRSVAHAGDFGVEVGAPTLRWGTTIARKTQVVDGLFNGLSGLLKHRKVSVFAGTGTLSADRSVTVTGSAGDVATLTADAVILAAGSVPRTIPGFEVGGPILTSDEVFELTDRPQRVAVIGGGAIGCEFASMLADLGSEVTILEALPQILPGVDKDVVATVLRSFKGRGIDVRTGVKVNGHTPNGTGTALAIEGSDPLEVDAVIVSVGRRPLSESLGLEGSGVVVDDRGFVQVDELCRTSVEGVWAVGDLVATPGLAHVGYAEAILVIKQLLGELAVPVDYSKVAWCIYCQPEVAFVGLSEQAARDAGFDVVVSKHRWAGNSRALIIGDTEGVVKVIAEKLPDGTPGRVLGVHMSGPWVTEQLGQGYLAVNWEATVDDIAHFIQPHPSLSESFGETVLSLTGRSLNS from the coding sequence GTGACCGACCCCGCCGGCACCGACAACCACTTCGACCTGATCGTCATCGGCGGCGGCCCCGCCGGTTACGGCGCCGCCCTCTACGCCGCTTCTGCCGGGCTGAACGTGGCGGTGGTGGAGAAGGACAAGGTCGGAGGCACCTGCCTCCACCGTGGCTGCATACCGGCCAAGGAGTTGCTCGAGACCGCCCACGTCTACCGGTCCGTCGCCCACGCCGGAGACTTCGGCGTCGAGGTCGGAGCGCCGACGCTTCGGTGGGGAACCACGATCGCCCGCAAGACCCAGGTGGTAGACGGGTTGTTCAACGGCTTGTCCGGGTTGCTCAAGCACCGCAAGGTCAGTGTCTTCGCCGGTACCGGCACCCTGAGCGCTGATCGGTCGGTGACCGTCACCGGCTCAGCGGGCGACGTCGCCACCCTGACCGCCGATGCGGTGATCCTCGCCGCGGGATCGGTCCCTCGCACCATCCCCGGTTTCGAGGTTGGAGGTCCGATCTTGACCTCCGACGAGGTGTTCGAGCTCACCGACCGGCCCCAGCGGGTGGCCGTGATCGGCGGCGGTGCTATCGGGTGCGAGTTCGCCTCGATGCTCGCCGACCTCGGAAGCGAGGTCACCATTCTCGAGGCGTTGCCCCAGATCCTCCCCGGGGTGGACAAGGACGTGGTGGCCACCGTGTTGCGCTCGTTCAAGGGGCGGGGAATAGACGTCCGCACAGGGGTGAAGGTGAACGGCCACACCCCCAACGGGACCGGAACCGCTCTGGCCATCGAGGGATCCGATCCACTCGAGGTCGACGCCGTGATCGTGTCGGTCGGTCGGCGGCCACTTTCGGAGAGCCTGGGCTTGGAAGGCTCGGGGGTAGTCGTCGACGACCGTGGATTCGTCCAGGTCGACGAGCTGTGCCGGACCTCGGTCGAGGGCGTGTGGGCCGTGGGCGACCTGGTGGCAACGCCAGGGCTGGCCCACGTCGGATACGCCGAAGCGATCCTCGTGATCAAGCAGCTCCTCGGCGAGCTGGCCGTGCCGGTGGATTACTCGAAGGTGGCGTGGTGCATCTACTGCCAACCCGAGGTCGCATTCGTGGGCCTCTCCGAACAGGCGGCTCGAGACGCCGGGTTCGACGTGGTCGTATCCAAGCACCGCTGGGCCGGCAACAGCCGGGCGTTGATCATCGGAGACACCGAAGGCGTCGTGAAGGTGATCGCCGAGAAGCTGCCCGACGGCACACCGGGCCGGGTGCTGGGGGTGCACATGTCCGGGCCGTGGGTCACCGAGCAACTCGGTCAGGGATATCTGGCCGTGAACTGGGAAGCCACCGTCGACGACA